Below is a genomic region from Echinicola rosea.
TGTTATTTTGGATGTCCGTAAGCAAAGTGAATATGATAGCGAGCATGTCAAAGGGGCAGAACACGCTCCCTTGGATTATATCAATGAACATATGGGGCAATTGGAGAAGGACAAAACCTACTTCGTGCACTGTGCAGGAGGATACCGTTCCATGATTTTCGCTTCGACCATGCGGGCAAGAGGTTATGACAACTTAGTGGATATATCAGGCGGGTTCAAGGCCATCAAAGAATCGGAAGCGTTTGACTTGACTGATTTTGTTTGTCCCACCACTAAATTATAATCGGTAACTATTATGGAGAATTTTATAGAATGGATCAGTCAGCCTTGGCCCTGGTATGTAGCAGGGCCTTTGCTCGGGCTGACGGTGCCCATATTGCTCTTGATTGGCAACAGGTCATTTGGCGTGTCTTCATCGTTACGGCATGTCTGTGCCGCTTGTGTGCCCGCTAAAATCCCCTTCTTTTCCTATAATTGGAAGGCGGAAGCTTGGAACTTGTTTTTTGTGGCGGGTATCGTACTTGGCGGAGTGGTGGCCGCATCGGTTCTGTCCAACCCTGCGGAGGTCATCGTTGCCCAAAGTACACAGCAGGATTTAAGGGCTCTGGGGATTACCCGGTTCGAAAACCTCTTGCCATCCGAGATATTTACTTGGGACAACCTATTGACGATGAAGGGATTGGTTTTCTTTGTCTTTGGAGGATTCCTGGTTGGGTTTGGCACCCGGTATGCGGGCGGCTGTACTTCTGGTCATGCCATCATGGGGATCAGTAACCTCCAGTGGCCTTCTGTGGTGGCTACGATCTTCTTTATGCTTGGAGGATTTGCGATGACCCATTTATTACTACCATTTCTGATGCGGCTGTCAGGGTTTTAGGTTGACCATTTTAGGGGCTCCTATGTTTTCGGTTGCTAAAAGGAATTACGAATTAAGAAATTATAAATATGAGTACTATAAAATCAGAAAAAGGGTTTGCCTTGGCCAAATACCTCTTGGTAGGGATGTTTTTTGGAATTGTACTGGTGAAGGCCGAGGTGATTTCCTGGTTCAGGATCCAGGAAATGTTTAGACTCCAATCTTTCCATATGTATGGTGTGATAGGAGCTGCAATAGCCGTGGGCATGCTTTCCATATTCCTTATCAAGAAATTTAACATTAAGACCGTTTCAGGAGAGAAGGTGGTCATAAAAGACAAGGAGTTTAGAAAAGGACAGGTGATTGGCGGATTTATATTTGGGTTGGGATGGGCTGTCACTGGTGCCTGTCCAGGGCCGATATTTGCCCAAATAGGCATTGGCTATACTGTGGTCATCGTGACCTTTATCAGTGCGCTTTTAGGCACTTGGGTGTATGGTAGGTTGGCTGATAAACTCCCCAATTGATACATGTTTGTTTTTTGGCAGTTATCAAATGGTTACAGTAGTTCTTACAGCTGTGCTGCGGGACCACGAGGTTTAAGTTTTTAACTAATGCTACTAGTGGAGCATCCCTACTGATGCCGGTGCCCACTAATAAACACGAAATCAGATATACACTATCTAAAAGATATAGATGCCTTCGCAGGGCAAACGCGTTTAGTGTTTTGAAGGGAGACAATTTTCGTGTAGGCATGGCTATCATCCGGGCCGCTGGCACTTTGCCCCGATTTCCCTGCGATTTGTACATTGGAAACCGCAGTAGCCTATCTTACAGAATGGCGGGAAAGGCTGAAAGAATGATGAGTTGATTTGGATCGAACAAGCCGTCGCAGCTATCTGTTCATGTATAGTGGTTGGCTTGGTTGAGGTTAAACTCAGAATCAATGCCGTTTAGTTAGTGTGTATCTGGAAAATATGGGTTCTATATTTTTTCCTTGGGCAGTTATTTTTCTAGCTAAATCCCTAGGTGGTTTTCATCTCTTTACCTTTGTTACTTTTTTGCTTCAGGTCAAAAAAGTAACCAAAAAACCCCGCCGCTACGCCACGGCGCACAGGTGTGCATCTATTGGGCTAAAATTAAAGCCTTCCCTCATGCAGGCAAACTCCTCCTTTTCTAGCTGCCAACATTCTTTTTGGGCAGCCTTTCGTCAAACAAGCCTGCGTTCTTGCCCACCCGCTATTTAATTCCTTAACGCCCAATACCTGCAAGGCGGATCCGATTAATAAGTTTCTTATGGATAAATTATCATCATTATTCCATGTAGTGGTATATTTTCTTAAGTAACCAAGGACCTAGATTTTTTCTTTCTTTTTTCATCAATAGCCTGCCCCGAAGGCTTTCGGGGGAAAAAAGGAAAAGGATAAAATCCACCAAAATGGCCAAAGCCATACAATTAAAGTCAAATAGAAAAGAAACTCCTAGCAGGTGAAAACAGGGAAATGGCCTTAACTAAACGGCATTAAACCAAGAATAGGTGTAAGCAACTGAGCGTCCTGCCTAATCCGCCTATATGGCCAGATTTTATTTGAAGACTTTTTTATATACTGTCCGGATGATAAAGATGGCGATGAGGACGGTGCCTCCAGCGATTACGAATTCCATTTTGAAGTGATTTTGTACGTTAAGGTAGTTTTAAAATTACATGAATCGGAGTGAATGGAGAAAAAACATTTCAGCTGCAATCGATTGTGTTGTTTTTTGTTAGAAAATCAGGGTTTTTAATGCTGAAAAAGTCCTTTACTTTGTGGTATCAAACCTATTTGACAGAGCAACTATGAACTTACTAAGAAAACGGCGTATCGCGTTAAGCGGACTTTTCTTTCTGGCCGGTTTAAGTTTCGCCTCATGGGCATCAAGGATTCCAGATTTCCAGCAGCTGTTTGACCTGAGCGAGGGGCAATTGGGGACATTGCTGCTAGGGATGCCCCTTGGCTCCTTGATAGCTTTGCCACTGGCGGGCTGGGCAGTGGATAAGTATGGCAGTCGTAGAGTGATTGTGACAGGAAGTTTGCTGTATGCATTGTCCTTATTGAGCTTAGGCTATACCGGTTCAGTGATACAGCTGGGCGTGGCGGTGGTTTTGTTTGGGATGATGGGAAATATCATGAACATTTCCTTGAATACCCAGGCCCTGCTGGTAGAGGATGGGTACAATCGCAGTATTTTGGCCTCGTTTCACGGTTTATGGAGTTTGGCAGGATTTGCGGGAGCAGGTATCGGAGCACTAATGATCAAGCTCGGTTGGGCACCGGTCAATCATTATTGGCTGGTAGCCGGCATTATGCTGCTGATTTTGGTGTCAAGTTTCAATTTGCTTTTCAAAGAGGAGAAAAGAGCAGGTAGTGGCGGTTTAATGCTCAAAAAGCCCGATGCATTATTGCTTAGGATAGGCTTGGTAGGTTTTTTTGGGATGATGTGCGAGGGATGCATGTTTGATTGGAGCGGTGTTTATTTGAAGAAAGTGGTTGTGGCGAGTCCTGATTTGGTGCCACTGGGCTATGTGACCTTCATGGCTGCCATGGCCTCCGGAAGGTTTTTCTCTGATGCCCTGGCCAATAAGTGGAGTAAAATCGTGATGCTGAGGATTTCCGGTACCTTGATATGCATCGGGCTTTTGATAGCGGTGATCTATCCTGCGTTTGGGACAGCTGTGGCAGGTTTTTTATTGGTTGGTTTTGGGACAGCTTCTGTTATTCCATTATCATATAGCATCGCTGGTAGGTCCAAAATGTACGCTCCAAGTATATCTTTGGCATTGGTGTCCACGATTTCATTTTTTGGCTTTTTACTGGGCCCTCCGATGATCGGTTTTATTGCGGAATTGTTCGACCTCCAGGTGTCTTTTGCTGTGATAGCCATGATGGGTATGTGCATTACGCTTTTGGTCAGCATAAAAACGCAATTATTTGAAAGTTATAAGATTCCTGCAAATAAAAAAGCTGCGGCAGGAAAGTAATGTAATACGGCCAGAAACTTCCAAAGGGTGTTTTGAGAAAGGTGGAAATCACCTTGGTATTTATTCCTTAAGAAAAATCAAATTTCCCTATCTTTGCAGCCTATGAGCAAAAGAGACTTTAAAAGATATACCGTTACTTCAGCGTTGCCTTATGCGAATGGGCCGCTCCATATTGGCCATTTGGCAGGGTGTTATATTCCATCAGATATTTATGTGCGCTACTTGAGATCGCTTGGCAAGGATGTGGTGTATATTGGTGGCTCTGACGAGCATGGCGTTGCCATTACCATAAAGGCCAAAAAAGAAGGTGTCAGCGCTCAGGAAATCGTGGACCGCTATCATGGCATTATGAAGGGCAGTTTCGAAGAATTTGGGATTAGCTTTGATCATTATAGCCGTACCAGCTCGCCGGTGCACCATGAGACGGCCTCTGAGTTTTTTAAGGACTTGTATGAAAAAGGTGAGTTTTTGGAGCAGACTACAGAGCAATATTACGACGAGGAGGCCGGCCAGTTTTTGGCGGATCGCTACATCGAAGGGACTTGCCCAAAATGCGGGCACGAAGGTGCCTATGGTGACCAATGCGAAAAGTGTGGGTCATCACTGAGCCCTACCGAGCTGATCAATCCTAAATCCAAACTCAGTGGCAATTCACCTGTTCTTAAAGAAACCAAGCATTGGTTTTTGGATCTGGGAAAATATGCTGGTTTTCTGAGAAAGTGGATATTGGAAGAGCACCAAGAGGACTGGAAAAATAATGTACTGGGGCAATGTCGGTCTTGGCTCGAGACAGGCGATGGCCTTCAGGCGAGGTCGATGACCAGGGATATGGACTGGGGCGTACCCGTGCCTGTAGAAGGAGCAGAAGGGAAAGTGTTATATGTGTGGTTTGATGCGCCGATAGGCTATATCTCCTCTACCAAAGAGTGGGCCGCCGAAAAGGGAGTGGACTGGGAGCCTTATTGGAAAGATGAAGATACGAAACTGGTGCATTTCATCGGTAAAGATAATATTGTGTTTCACTGTATCATTTTTCCAGCCATTCTAAAAACCCACGGAGAATATATCCTTCCAGATAATGTGCCGGCCAATGAGTTTTTGAACTTGGAAGGAGAGAAGATATCTACTTCTCGAAACTGGGCCGTGTGGCTTCATGAGTACTTGAAGGAATTTCCCGGCAAACAAGACGTGCTGCGGTACGTTCTTACGGCCAATGCACCGGAAGCAAAGGACAATGACTTTACCTGGAAGGATTTTCAGGGAAGGAACAATTCCGAATTGGTGGCCATTTATGGCAACTTTGTCAATAGGGCGGTGGTGCTTACCCATAAGTACTTTGAAGGAGTTATCCCACAGCGGGGAGCCTTGTCACCATATGATCAAGAAGTGCTGGCAGCATTGGAAGGTTATCCAGATAAAATAGCCGCTTCTATCGAAAAATTCAGGTTTAGGGAAGCGCTTGGGCTAGTGATGGATTTTGCCCGCTTGGGCAATAAGTACTTGGCAGATACTGAGCCCTGGAAGAGCATTAAGCAGGATAAGGAGCGGACTGGTACGGTGCTAAACATCGCACTGAACATTGCAGCGAATCTCGGTGTGGTCTCAGCGCCTTTCCTTCCATTTACTGCTGAGAAACTTGCCAAAATGCTGGGGACAAAGGAGGTAGATTGGACAAAGGCTGGTAATGGAGAAATCCTCAAGGGTGGAGAAACTATCGGGGAAGCTGCTTTACTGTTTGAAAAAGTGGAAGATAGTGTAGTCGAACAGCAAGTGAACAAGCTACTGGAGACCAAAAAACAAAATGAATCCGCAAACACTCCTGCTGAACCAGTGAAGGATACCATTGCCTTTGATGATTTTATGAAAATGGACCTAAGGGTGGTTACCGTACTGGAAGCAGAGAAAATGAAGAAATCCAAAAAACTGCTTAAACTAGTGGTGGATACTGGCCTTGGCAAGCGTACTGTCCTCAGTGGGATTTCAGAACACTTCAAGCCGGAGGATTTAATAGGTAAGCAAGTGACCATGTTGATTAACTTGGCTCCCCGTAGGATGATGGGAATCGAATCTGAAGGAATGATCTTGATGGCCGAGGACAAAGATGGCTCACTCCGCCTGATGATGCCAAGTGGCCCTGCCGCTCCAGGGTCTCAGATCAATTGATACGGATCAATTTTAGTTTGGAGTCCGCTTTTCTTTGGAAAGCGGACTTTTTTTGATCCCTATGAAAATGCTTTATTTCTTTAAAAAAATATATGGAGTGTTTGAAATTTATAATTTACGATATCGGCTTGTATCATCTTGACTAAAACGGTTTATTATTGGTTTGGGAATAAATTGGTTATTAGCATAATAAATTGAGATATTGATTTAATATAAGAAATAGGATTAAAAGTAGATGTTGTTTTTGAATTCTGTTCTAAAAATACCCGATTTGGGGTATTTTTTTGTTGATATTAAAGTTTTAGCTTTGAAATATTGTGAACCTTACCAATTCCTAGCATGACCTTCTATTATCTGACCAATTTTTATAGCCACACAGCTCCACATATTATTCATGCCCTAAATTGTCCGGATATGCCCGATATGAGTGAGCTAAGTTACTTGGGACCTTTTAATAATTGCTTAGAAGCGCATAGGCATGCCTCTAAGAAATTTGAAAATGTCACCGTATGCGAGTGCTGCTGTGACAAGCACAAAAAGGCAATCATTAATAAAGCCTCTTGCCAATAGGCTAGGTTATTCTATTGATTGGTAGGAGGGGTATTGATCATTATACATCAAAAAAACGAAGTTTTCGATATTTTACTGGGAATGACAGGCTGATAAAGTATGTTTCGTCCATCAGCAGGCTCTTTATTTTCCAATCCGAGAAGCCTCCCCCTACTTCATAGGGAATATACTGCGTGCCGTCTAGGCAGTTGATGGTATGGAGGTTGTCCACCATGCCTACAGAAGTGGCTTTTAGCAGGGACTCTTTACGGGTCCAAAGTTTATAAAATTCATGACGAGGTGAATACGCATTTTCAATAAAGTGTGTCTCAGGTTTGGTAAAACAGTTATTGATCAATGATAGAAAGTCAAAATCGCTGTCAACGTGTTCAATGTCCACTCCAACTTCATCACGACAAAAACTGAAAATCACCCAGTCTTTGGAGTGGGAAATATTAAAATGGATGTTCCGGTCGCTTTTTAATATCGGTTTTTTATTGATGCCTTCGATAAATTCAATTTCCTTGGGAGGTTTGTTAAGGTATTTTGATAGCAAGACTTTTAGGTACCCTTTACCAATAATATACCTTATCCGGTCACTTTCCCGTTGGTACCTGTTCATGGTTGTGAGTTCTTCTTCTGTAAGGTGTTGCTGAAGTGGAGAAAGTTTTCCCATCAGTTCTTTTACAGATACTCTCCAAAGGTCAATATGATCATCGATCATATAATCCGATTGTTGGTTCCAGTTGGGAAGTAAAACGGTGCTGCAATGAATCTTACTGATATATAGTTGGCTATTCATAGGACACGTTTTATTCTCCTGGTATTTAAAATGCAAACAACATTTTTGCTATTAATTTTGCAGCTTGATAATCGTTGATAGGTTATAATACTGTATAATGTAGTAGCGGGTAGGGTAGTTTTATTATTCATTTTTATGTTAGTGTTTTCCATATTGAATGGAAGGTCTTAACAAGAAGCACTTGACAACTTTGTTTTTTTTTACTTTATCGTCTTTTTCCTACGTTGGTTTTATTTAGTGTAAGAAAGAAGGTACCATTGTCTTTTGCCCGTGTTAATCAAAAGTAAATCTAGTTAATTTTTAAATCAATAAAAATGTATTTTAAATTAAAAAAAATGAATTTAAATAAAATGTAATTGAAATGAAACTATACAGCAATAATCCAGTGTAAATAGTGTATAACACCAAGAAAAAATTATCTTTTATCTATAGATTATTCTACGCTAGGGAATTGGCGGTATCCGGTTTATGGCCGGACACCGCTTAATTACAGTTGCCTACTCCCTAGCATTCAGAGTTTCTTGGAGTTTGTAGCCAAATGGTGCTACAAAAGGGTGATCAAACATGCTGTTATGATCGCCTTCTATATCGATTACTTGGATGGAATTTACATATGGAGTCCAGCCGTAGTATTTTTCCTCACTTACTGGTGCCAGCTTGATTTTTGCTTTGAAAAGTACCATGTCAACGTTTATAGGTTTTAAAGAATAGTTGAGCAAAGCCTCTTTATTGATTTGTTTTATCCTCTTGATAATAGCGGCACGGTCATGGGGGGAATTGTCTTTTTGAAGCCCCATTTTGGTCAGCAGGTTTTCGGTTTTCCGCTTGATCATTCTTCCTTTGGTGGTTTTAAATGTCTCAGGAGCTTCTACCAGAAGTTGTATTTCCACTTTTCTTTTGTGGAATTCTTTGGAAATCATGTCGAATATCCCCTTTTTGTCACCTTCCTCTTCCATCGGCTCCACGCTTGTGTCGAAGATGATCAATTTTCCCATGGCTTTGTTTTTTGCGATGAGTTGCCTCGCCATTTCGAATGCCACATAGCCACCAAAGGAATAACCACCGATATGGTATGGGCCTTCAGGATTATGCTCAATGATTTCATTGACATAGTGTGCGGCAATATTTTCCAATCCTGAATTTGGGGTGTCAATACCGTTTAGGCCCTTCGCTTGAAGCCCATAGATAGGCTGGTCTTTATCTACGTGGTCGATGAGCTTATAGTAATTGGTGATATTGGCAGCGATACCATGGACTACATAGATGGGTGGTTTACTGCCCTCAGGCTTGATAGCGACCAGCGAACTCCATTCGTTGCTTACTGCTTTGGTCTCTTCCTTATTTTCTAGGAGTGCAGCAAAAGACCGTACGGTGGCATGCTTAAATATCGTCGTTAAGGGCAGCTGAGCATCGATTTTTTTGTCCAGTTTGCTCATGACTTCTACCGCAAGGATAGAGTGACCCCCAAGCTCAAAGAAATCATCGTCCAAATCGATATAACTCAGTTTAAGGCTTTCCTTCCAGATCTCACCGATGATTTTTTCAATTTTGGACCACTCCCGGTCGTTTGGAGATGTTTTTTCTATAGCCTTTGAAGCAGGAAAGGGAAGGGCTTTATGGTCTATTTTTCCATTTGGTGTGAGTGGAAATTGCTTTATGCCCACCCAGTGGGAAGGTATCATGTACGATGGCAATTTAGCCTGGATACTTGATTTCCATCTTTTCAGGGTTTCATCCGATATGGCTGAAGGTTCATTGTGTGCGTTGACAGTATTCCTGGTGACATAAGCGACGAGTTGTTTATGGCCTTGCTGGGATTCCTGTACCGTTACGTGAGAAGCCATGACACTTTCCAGCTGGTTGATCTGCTGTTCTATTTCTCCTAGCTCAATGCGGTGTCCCCTGATCTTGACCTGGTTGTCGATCCTTCCCAGGCACATCAATTCACCATTGGTCTTAAACTTGCCCAGGTCGCCTGTTTTGTACATCAACTTTCCATTATTCGCAAACGGATTAGGGATAAATCGTTCCTTTGTTAAATCCACCTTTTGCCAATATCCCAGCGCTACACCATCTCCGCCAATATGTATTTCGCCGACTTCACCAATATCGAC
It encodes:
- a CDS encoding MFS transporter; translated protein: MNLLRKRRIALSGLFFLAGLSFASWASRIPDFQQLFDLSEGQLGTLLLGMPLGSLIALPLAGWAVDKYGSRRVIVTGSLLYALSLLSLGYTGSVIQLGVAVVLFGMMGNIMNISLNTQALLVEDGYNRSILASFHGLWSLAGFAGAGIGALMIKLGWAPVNHYWLVAGIMLLILVSSFNLLFKEEKRAGSGGLMLKKPDALLLRIGLVGFFGMMCEGCMFDWSGVYLKKVVVASPDLVPLGYVTFMAAMASGRFFSDALANKWSKIVMLRISGTLICIGLLIAVIYPAFGTAVAGFLLVGFGTASVIPLSYSIAGRSKMYAPSISLALVSTISFFGFLLGPPMIGFIAELFDLQVSFAVIAMMGMCITLLVSIKTQLFESYKIPANKKAAAGK
- a CDS encoding YeeE/YedE family protein, producing the protein MENFIEWISQPWPWYVAGPLLGLTVPILLLIGNRSFGVSSSLRHVCAACVPAKIPFFSYNWKAEAWNLFFVAGIVLGGVVAASVLSNPAEVIVAQSTQQDLRALGITRFENLLPSEIFTWDNLLTMKGLVFFVFGGFLVGFGTRYAGGCTSGHAIMGISNLQWPSVVATIFFMLGGFAMTHLLLPFLMRLSGF
- the metG gene encoding methionine--tRNA ligase, which codes for MSKRDFKRYTVTSALPYANGPLHIGHLAGCYIPSDIYVRYLRSLGKDVVYIGGSDEHGVAITIKAKKEGVSAQEIVDRYHGIMKGSFEEFGISFDHYSRTSSPVHHETASEFFKDLYEKGEFLEQTTEQYYDEEAGQFLADRYIEGTCPKCGHEGAYGDQCEKCGSSLSPTELINPKSKLSGNSPVLKETKHWFLDLGKYAGFLRKWILEEHQEDWKNNVLGQCRSWLETGDGLQARSMTRDMDWGVPVPVEGAEGKVLYVWFDAPIGYISSTKEWAAEKGVDWEPYWKDEDTKLVHFIGKDNIVFHCIIFPAILKTHGEYILPDNVPANEFLNLEGEKISTSRNWAVWLHEYLKEFPGKQDVLRYVLTANAPEAKDNDFTWKDFQGRNNSELVAIYGNFVNRAVVLTHKYFEGVIPQRGALSPYDQEVLAALEGYPDKIAASIEKFRFREALGLVMDFARLGNKYLADTEPWKSIKQDKERTGTVLNIALNIAANLGVVSAPFLPFTAEKLAKMLGTKEVDWTKAGNGEILKGGETIGEAALLFEKVEDSVVEQQVNKLLETKKQNESANTPAEPVKDTIAFDDFMKMDLRVVTVLEAEKMKKSKKLLKLVVDTGLGKRTVLSGISEHFKPEDLIGKQVTMLINLAPRRMMGIESEGMILMAEDKDGSLRLMMPSGPAAPGSQIN
- a CDS encoding DUF6691 family protein; translation: MSTIKSEKGFALAKYLLVGMFFGIVLVKAEVISWFRIQEMFRLQSFHMYGVIGAAIAVGMLSIFLIKKFNIKTVSGEKVVIKDKEFRKGQVIGGFIFGLGWAVTGACPGPIFAQIGIGYTVVIVTFISALLGTWVYGRLADKLPN
- a CDS encoding 4'-phosphopantetheinyl transferase family protein encodes the protein MNSQLYISKIHCSTVLLPNWNQQSDYMIDDHIDLWRVSVKELMGKLSPLQQHLTEEELTTMNRYQRESDRIRYIIGKGYLKVLLSKYLNKPPKEIEFIEGINKKPILKSDRNIHFNISHSKDWVIFSFCRDEVGVDIEHVDSDFDFLSLINNCFTKPETHFIENAYSPRHEFYKLWTRKESLLKATSVGMVDNLHTINCLDGTQYIPYEVGGGFSDWKIKSLLMDETYFISLSFPVKYRKLRFFDV